One Purpureocillium takamizusanense chromosome 1, complete sequence genomic window carries:
- the PRP40 gene encoding U1 snRNP protein (COG:A~BUSCO:EOG09261K9J~EggNog:ENOG503NU8D), protein MSGFQGGFGAPPASLWQEHHTPDGRAYYYNAATKVTQWTKPEEFMSPSERALVNQPWKEYTAEGGRKYWYNTETKQSSWDMPDVYRNAMAGTDSRGSYAASPSQSQAPSQGQGQGHHRQGHRDQGRGGRELRDAQPDSRQLSRSFVPAADSGPEYATKEEATTAFIKALKRNGVQADWTWDHTLETVSKDPQFKAIKNPRARKEAFTKYCQDMVLQERERVQERFAKLRADFETMLKRHPDITHNTRWATARPIVEGETIFRSTDDEDERIKLFYEYTAGLKKAHEERQRAQRKAALDGLRDLFPKLSITAYTTWADGRDILTDATESDPKYTVLSMSETMAKFQDHIKSLERSLNEKKQLEKKMRFRRERRNRDAFRSLLSGLRREGRIKAGTKWRDIYPALETDERYLNMLNQEGPTPVIMFWDVLAEEERALRGPRTDVLDVLEDKRFEVTANTTLDEFMSIVKDDRRTARIETATLELIFERLQEKRAARRDDDRHSDRHLRHAVDSFRSALKRLEPPIVPGDTYDHVRPRLAKMPEFQAITFEEAAKSAFERHMRRLKEKADEESGRAHRRSSFVSSERDAPRRARDRSRGERSHRGGRPSRRSRSPEQDPYEADRRRAIAERERNHRKSTLAEGVLTGDRGRLSPPPRRDRERERERERERERDRDRDRDRDRDRDRDRERDRDHRERDRDYDRYTRSRRSEDGHYTRERDRRERDDDRERPLRRPLDTRSVDELNYGDEPQAGSSGSRRRRPNDEEGPDRRDSRDSKRVKTEQSQEATPRRDVRQRNATPSAGEARDARSGSEEGEIEE, encoded by the exons ATGAGCGGCTTCCAAGGCGGTttcggcgcgccgccagcctctcTATGGCAAGAGCACCATACTCCCGATGGCCGGGCCTACTACTACAATGCAGCCACCAAGGTGACGCAGTGGACGAAGCCGGAGGAGTTCATGAGTCCTTCCGAG AGGGCGCTTGTGAACCAACCCTGGAAGGAATACACGGCAGAGGGCGGCCGAAAATACTGGTACAATACCGAGACGAAGCAGAGTTCGTGGGATATGCCTGATGTCTACCGcaacgccatggcgggcacCGACAGCCGAGGCTCCTacgccgcgtcgccatccCAGAGTCAGGCTCCCTCGCAGGGACAAGGGCAGGGTCACCACCGTCAGGGCCACCGCGATCAAGGACGTGGTGGCCGCGAGTTGCGCGACGCACAGCCTGACAGCCGCCAGCTTTCCCGATCATTTGTTCCCGCCGCTGACTCCGGTCCCGAATATGCAACCAAGGAAGAGGCCACGACCGCCTTCATCAAGGCCCTCAAACGCAACGGGGTGCAGGCCGACTGGACATGGGATCATACGCTGGAAACTGTCTCCAAGGACCCACAGTTCAAAGCGATCAAGAACCCCAGGGCCAGGAAGGAGGCCTTTACCAAGTACTGCCAGGACATGGTGCTGCAAGAAAGGGAACGCGTTCAGGAGCGTTTCGCCAAGCTCCGTGCCGACTTCGAAACGATGCTCAAACGACACCCCGACATCACGCACAACACTCGATGGGCGACTGCCCGTCCCATAGTCGAAGGAGAGACCATTTTCCGCTCAActgatgacgaggacgagcgcaTCAAGCTTTTTTACGAGTACACTGCCGGCCTTAAAAAAGCTCATGAGGAACGGCAGCGGGCACAGCGCAAGGCGGCGCTTGACGGCCTTAGGGATTTGTTCCCCAAGCTCAGCATCACGGCGTACACCACTTGGGCTGACGGTCGTGACATCCTCACCGATGCCACCGAGAGCGATCCCAAATATACGGTTCTCAGTATGAGCGAGACTATGGCCAAGTTTCAGGACCACATCAAGTCTCTTGAACGCTCTTTGaacgagaagaagcagctGGAAAAGAAAATGCGATTTCGTCGAGAGCGCCGCAACCGGGATGCTTTCCGGTCCTTGCTTTCCGGTTTGCGTCGTGAGGGTCGGATCAAGGCTGGTACCAAATGGCGCGACATCTACCCGGCTCtcgagacggacgagcgCTACCTCAACATGCTGAACCAAGAAGGTCCTACACCCGTCATCATGTTTTGGGACGTGCTTGCGGAAGAAGAAAGGGCGCTGCGAGGGCCACGTACCGATGTCCTTGACGTTCTTGAG GACAAGCGATTTGAGGTCACGGCCAACACGACTCTGGACGAGTTCATGTCCATCGTGAAGGATGACCGCCGCACCGCTCGCATCGAGACTGCTACTCTCGAGCTGATTTTTGAACGA CTTCAAGAAAAACGGGCTGCTAGGCGCGACGATGACAGGCATTCCGACCGTCATTTGCGCCACGCTGTGGACAGTTTCCGCTCCGCTTTGAAACGCCTCGAGCCTCCTATTGTACCAGGAGATACTTATGATCATGTGCGCCCCCGTTTAGCCAAAATGCCAGAGTTCCAGGCCATCACTTTTGAAGAGGCTGCCAAGTCTGCTTTTGAGCGGCACATGCGCCGCCTAAAAGAAAAGGCCGACGAAGAATCTGGACGGGCTCACCGACGAAGCAGCTTCGTTTCCAGTGAACGGGAcgcgcctcgtcgggccAGGGACCGATCGCGTGGTGAGAGAtcgcatcgcggcggccgtccgtctcgtcgcAGCCGGAGCCCCGAGCAAGACCCTTATGAAGCAGatcggcgacgagccatTGCGGAGCGGGAGCGCAACCATCGAAAATCAACGTTGGCGGAGGGTGTGCTCACAGGCGACCGCGGTCGGCTTAgcccgcctccgcgacgTGATCGAGAGCGTGAACGTGAACGTGAACGTGAGCGAGAAAGGGATCGTGACCGGGATAGGGATCGCGACCGTGACCGAGACCGCGACCGTGAAAGAGATCGCGATCACCGCGAGAGAGATCGCGACTACGACAGATATACCCGATCCCGCCGAAGCGAGGACGGCCACTACacgcgagagagagaccgCAGAGAGCGGGACGACGATCGTGAGCGTCCACTTCGACGTCCCCTCGACACACGCTCGGTAGACGAGCTCAACTACGGTGACGAACCTCAGGCTGGTTCTTCAGgctctcgacgccgacgccctaACGATGAGGAGGGGCCTGACCGCAGAGATTCTAGGGACTCAAAG AGAGTTAAAACTGAGCAGTCGCAAGAGGCCACGCCTCGGCGTGATGTACGCCAGCGCAACGCAACTCCTTCCGCCGGGGAGGCAAGAGACGCCAGAAGCGGCAGCGAGGAAGGAGAGATTGAGGAGTAA
- a CDS encoding uncharacterized protein (EggNog:ENOG503NZWW~COG:S): protein MSSPTAFDANASRPRSGILTPSSQCSLNRRDGDQRSSSSSSSSSRSSAQQGSLPKRTETAAMDHLLKPSIAVKPHPHNLHIQPRVLLPLMVLPRKHLPLAYLDLAPSDNGIPQSRFYECHVKILDLESRVGSEPSVLVARNDPTGTVYALERQETGLYVVCKLGPWVDLGALAAKATALSRERLWPARPERKQEDEMIAVTTPQLHKDQKNKRAAIEAIQSLVRKRARSQSVSTFDDATTRGDSATAPGNELPSPELKSEQQIQSGPPVVPPTTAEAPANLNTLLEQEPQNTAKHIFDSIRTQYFDALYRSMGSLAYFAKGPLSRARSAFHLDLESSLDMSDLIEFLKSLILTTVQIDKKYRETIPEIINKMGDHINSSDEGGMRKKKSKKMRLGKNGLYPMEEDNVRRWWASNKPELSDDQTTFSAAQIKSHASLLRTRETQLQMILILEILALEPLKPNADTSDACLPTLPGTDPNAELPEMAPPPKKRNKHNLPMLIDVHADRLTIWQSTSFDDILLLGDSQRSQVSVDGQSQMASSEPLKDFCVDVIVPFFSARLPELCDSINRKLGGPVIISPPKPKSTTRSSKREQQRPGAAAKRPAAVSNPRRTLQRALSTDQQHRRSVSRGPSNAIALLRSATSTAVPGVKREGSEPAPLKSISSGALNQTRQQRPSVLRSSSMTNLQENKADKKALVEAELKDAISALRKPNRGIVGKAMAEADERRALTGSSAKKVKKASRALGSTIVKATPANNRFWDALAAKRETSAECVYKYDELIPPSSAGPLVPSTASSMGHRDACIGSTSPAMELVGGTPVRPTSQPSFRRRPANEEPAIPPSSPLIERKATNADVPSMATGTTGSHERLGFSTPRRSQVLSTPIKRSALDPQAITESPGPEFRSQKNVSIYQRLGWDDDFDDL, encoded by the exons ATGTCCTCGCCCACGGCTTTCGACGCCAACGCGTCGCGCCCTAGGTCCGGCATCCTGACTCCCTCATCGCAGTGCAGCCTGAACCGTCGCGATGGAGaccagcgcagcagcagcagcagcagcagcagcagcagaagcagtgCGCAGCAAGGCAGTCTCCCCAAACGGACGGAGACCGCTGCCATGGATCATCTTCTGAAGCCATCCATTGCTGTCAAG CCCCATCCTCACAACTTGCACATTCAGCCCCGCGTTCTGCTGCCCTTGATGGTTCTGCCGCGGAAGCATCTCCCATTGGCATACCTTGACTTGGCACCGTCTGACAATGGCATTCCCCAATCGCGGTTCTACGAGTGCCACGTCAAGATCCTCGATCTCGAGAGCCGCGTTGGCTCGGAACCAAGCGTGCTGGTCGCCCGCAATGACCCTACAGGCACCGTATATGCCCTTGAGAGGCAAGAAACCGGACTCTACGTCGTGTGCAAGCTTGGGCCATGGGTAGATCTTGGTGCTTTAGCAGCCAAGGCGACTGCGCTTTCACGGGAGCGGCTCTGGCCGGCACGACCAGAACGAAAGCAAGAGGATGAAATGATAGCTGTCACTACTCCTCAGCTTCACAAAGATCAGAAGAACAAGCGGGCTGCAATCGAGGCCATCCAGTCTCTCGTACGAAAGCGGGCCAGATCCCAATCCGTCTCTACGTTCGACGACGCCACTACCAGGGGCGACTCGGCCACTGCACCTGGAAATGAGCTGCCGTCCCCAGAACTGAAATCGGAACAGCAGATCCAGTCTGGACCTCCTGTGGTCCCACCAACGACGGCAGAAGCTCCAGCGAACTTGAACACGTTGCTGGAACAAGAGCCACAAAACACTGCAAAACACATCTTCGACAGCATTCGTACCCAGTATTTTGATGCGCTATATCGGTCTATG GGATCCCTAGCCTACTTTGCCAAGGGCCCATTGTCTCGCGCGAGATCAGCTTTCCATCTCGACTTGGAATCGAGTTTGGATATGTCGGATCTGATCGAGTTTCTCAAGAGCCTGATTCTCACCACGGTGCAGATTGACAAGAAATATAGGGAGACAATCCCAGAGATCATAAACAAGATGGGCGACCACATCAACAGCTCagacgagggcggcatgCGCAAGAAGAAGTCCAAGAAGATGAGACTTGGCAAGAATGGCCTCTATCCCATGGAAGAGGATAATGTGCGTAGGTGGTGGGCTTCCAACAAGCCGGAACTGAGCGACGACCAGACCACCTTTTCGGCCGCGCAAATCAAATCGCACGCGTccctacttcgtacacgaGAGACGCAGCTGCAGATGATTCTCATTCTCGAGATTCTAGCCTTGGAGCCTTTGAAGCCCAACGCGGACACGAGCGATGCCTGTCTACCTACGCTACCTGGGACCGACCCCAATGCGGAGCTTCCAGAGATGGCTCCCCCGCCAAAGAAGCGCAACAAACACAATCTGCCAATGTTAATAGACGTCCATGCGGACCGGCTCACCATCTGGCAGTCAACGTCTTTCGATGATATACTCTTACTCGGAGACTCCCAGAGGTCACAAGTCTCCGTCGACGGGCAAAGTCAGATGGCCTCGTCCGAGCCGCTGAAGGATTTCTGCGTCGACGTCATTGTGCCATT CTTCTCCGCTCGTTTGCCTGAGCTGTGCGATTCCATTAATCGGAAGCTCGGAGGACCAGTCATCATctcgccgccaaagccgAAATCAACCACGCGTTCGAGCAAACGCGAGCAGCAAAGGCCGGGAGCAGCGGCCAAGCGTCCAGCGGCTGTCAGCAACCCCCGAAGGACGTTGCAGCGCGCTCTGTCTACCGATCAACAGCACCGCCGAAGTGTCTCGCGAGGCCCGAGCAACGCCATAGCGCTCCTGCGCTCTGCAACATCGACTGCCGTTCCGGGCGTGAAacgcgagggcagcgagccTGCCCCTTTGAAATCGATTTCTAGCGGGGCACTGAATCAGACTAGGCAGCAACGACCATCAGTCCTCCGAAGCAGTAGCATGACCAATCTGCAAGAGAACAAAGCTGACAAGAAGGCACTGGTTGAGGCGGAGTTAAAAGACGCCATTTCAGCCTTAAGGAAACCGAATCGAGGGATCGTCGGGAAGGCCATGGCTGAGGCCGATGAGCGGCGCGCTCTGACAGGCTCTTCCGCTAAAA AAGTCAAGAAGGCATCTCGGGCTCTCGGCTCGACTATCGTCAAGGCAACACCGGCCAATAATCGCTTCTGGGACGCCCTGGCAGCGAAACGCGAAACAAGTGCGGAGTGCGTTTACAAATATGATGAGCTGATACCCCCGTCCAGCGCTGGCCCTTTGGTACCATCCACCGCTTCCTCAATGGGACACAGAGACGCATGCATTGGTagcacgtcgccggcgatggagctgGTAGGAGGGACGCCTGTTCGACCAACTTCACAACCGAGCTtcagacggcggccggccaacGAGGAGCCAGCCATTCCCCCATCCTCGCCGTTAATTGAAAGGAAGGCAACTAACGCCGATGTACCTTCGATGGCGACTGGTACGACCGGATCACACGAAAGACTGGGCTTCTCAACGCCGCGAAGGAGCCAGGTGTTGTCAACGCCGATCAAAAGAAGCGCTCTAGACCCCCAAGCAATCACTGAGAGCCCTGGGCCAGAATTTCGGTCCCAGAAGAATGTCTCCATATATCAACGACTTGGATGGGATGATGACTTTGATGACCTGTAA
- the RLI1 gene encoding Fe-S cluster-binding ribosome biosynthesis protein, variant 2 (EggNog:ENOG503NYJ0~COG:Q), with the protein MCLQVRTDYFTKLLEDDLKAVVKPQYVDQIPKAVRGPEKSVRALIESRASLGNTNEVVDVLELGHIMDRDITLLSGGELQRFAIGTVCVQKADVYMFDEPSSYLDVKQRLSAAQMIRSLLRDDDYVIVVEHDLSVLDYLSDYVCVLYGRPAIYGVVTMPYSVREGINIFLDGHIPTENLRFREESLTFRIAEGTDEFAIDRSRAFNYPKLEKTLGNFRLRVDAGEFTDSEIIVMMGENGTGKTTFCRLLAGALKPDSKAGVPDMRISMKPQTITPKFDGTVRQLFFKKIKQAFLSPQFQTDVVKPLKLEDFIDQEVKNLSGGELQRVAIVLSLGMPADIYLIDEPSAYLDSEQRIIASRVIKRFIMHSKKTAFVVEHDFIMATYLADRVIVFDGKPGIDAHANKPESLLTGCNTFLKNLNVTFRRDPTNYRPRINKLGSQLDQEQKMSGNFFFLEEAPDKSS; encoded by the exons ATGTGCTTACAAGTGCGCACAGACTACTTTACCAAGCTCCTGGAAGATGATCTGAAGGCTGTCGTCAAGCCCCAGTATGTCGACCAGATCCCGAAGGCAGTCCGAGGCCCAGAAAAGAGTGTGCGTGCTCTCATTGAGAGCCGAGCTTCTCTTGGCAACACTAACGAAGTCGTTGATGTTCTGGAGCTCGGGCACATTATGGACCGAGATATCACCCTTCTCTCTGGCGGTGAGCTCCAGCGGTTTGCCATTGGCACTGTGTGTGTTCAAAAGGCCGACGTTTACATGTTCGACGAGCCCTCGTCATACTTGGATGTCAAGCAGAGACTGAGTGCTGCCCAAATGATCCGGTCTCTGCTCCGAGACGATGACtacgtcatcgtcgtcgagcacgacCTGTCTGTTTTGGACTACCTTTCCGACTACGTCTGCGTTCTCTACGGCCGGCCCGCTATCTATGGTGTGGTGACAATGCCTTACTCGGTCCGCGAAGGCATCAACATCTTCTTGGACGGCCACATCCCGACGGAGAACCTCCGGTTCCGCGAAGAGTCTCTGACGTTCCGCATCGCCGAGGGCACGGATGAGTTCGCTATTGACCGCTCTCGTGCATTCAACTATCCCAAGCTGGAGAAGACCCTCGGCAATTTCAGGCTTCgtgtcgatgccggcgaaTTCACCGACTCTGAGATCATTGTCATGATGGGAGAGAACGGTACGGGTAAGACGACTTTCTGCCGTTTGCTGGCTGGAGCTCTTAAGCCCGACAGCAAGGCTGGCGTTCCGGATATGAGGATCAGCATGAAGCCGCAGACCATTACCCCCAAGTTTGACGGAACTGTTCGCCAGCTCTTCTTCAAGAAGATTAAGCAAGCGTTTTTGTCTCCGCAGTTCCAGACCGATGTGGTCAAGCCCCTCAAACTTGAGGACTTCATCGACCAGGAAGTCAAGAACTTGTCTGGTGGTGAATTACAGCGCGTTGCCATCGTTCTGTCTCTCGGTATGCCCGCCGACATTTACCTCATTGACGAGCCGTCGGCCTACCTCGACTCCGAGCAACGTATCATCGCGTCTCGTGTCATCAAGCGTTTCATCATGCACTCCAAGAAGACCGCATTCGTGGTCGAGCACGacttcatcatggccactTACCTCGCTGACCGCGTCATCGTTTTCGACGGCAAGCCAGGTATTGATGCCCACGCCAACAAGCCTGAGTCGCTCCTCACTGGATGCAACACCTTCCTGAAGAACTTGAACGTCACTTTCCGTCGCGACCCGACCAACTACCGTCCTCGCATCAACAAGCTGGGTTCTCAGCTTGACCAGGAGCAAAAGATGAGCGGCAACTTC TTCTTCCTAGAGGAGGCGCCAGACAAGAGCTCCTGA
- a CDS encoding uncharacterized protein (COG:S~EggNog:ENOG503NUZH): MSDNDAVAGPEDLTSASEAQEPALSFVDNSYLSYMIPRKTDLDLDSVVEEAHKLGKPILESMKARDALYFDETVTVLLILKCPILGEEELAAQVHRLVVSLDVQIVNTSAPGRESPPAAESIFTGHVADVDDAFIAAEEHGVSDDGAPEKHAYAMWKMPVFLARPRMRPHRPSVVFSASASIKPEVAGELSARGTGYLQSGLPMSFNLLESFAGDPALKGVTPRLSALRVSRVAPVTRQQDLMTHVRSLPQLKLSISPVIHTRIRFSRPSTVPLSSAVVALLEVDFTPNFDCEALLDEIKLETPDGTVVSLSDSTAMKLPLSCVAHDHITFLYHIKPHHIESAPKPVTGALDISISASVLVEPGLCVPRLSMAWSTTLDFTVPVNPNFGPAAETGIQRSHRPAQLSIGSGTVMTPLKSPSVTQPDALPALEASTTRTEASLPDLGITMSFTGPSEPVRAGDIFSWAVYVVNRTAEKTSRPPRKLALVAIPKRRRNDSRPVRPPSTASRRQGEKEVADAVLDENVLHAMQKSSVVDTIDLVCLSSDTRVGPLAPGACHVVELQFLALREGVVAVDAIRVVDLGSQEHVDIRDLPTMLVEPAAA; the protein is encoded by the exons ATGTCGGACAACGATGCGGTCGCAGGACCAGAGGACCTCACAAGCGCGAGCGAAGCACAAGagccggccttgagcttcgtTGACAACTCCTATCTGAGCTACATGATACCCCGCAAGACGGACTTGGATCTCGACTCAGTCGTGGAGGAAGCACATAAGCTGGGCAAACCTATACTTGAGTCTATGAAGGCGCGGGATGCTCTCTACTTTG ATGAGACGGTGACCGTTCTGCTCATTCTCAAGTGCCCCATTCTGGGCGAAGAAGAACTTGCTGCGCAAGTCCACAGGCTCGTGGTCTCTCTAGACGTACAGATCGTCAATACCAGCGCCCCGGGGCGGGAGTCACCACCTGCCGCAGAGTCCATCTTTACCGGCCACGTTGCGGACGTAGATGACGCCTTTATCGCTGCCGAGGAGCATGGCGTCTCCGATGACGGCGCACCGGAGAAGCATGCGTACGCAATGTGGAAAATgcccgtcttcctcgcccgcccacggATGCGCCCTCATCGACCGTCCGTTGTCTTCTCGGCATCAGCGAGTATCAAGCCCGAagtcgcgggcgagctcaGTGCGCGTGGCACGGGCTATCTGCAGAGCGGCCTCCCGATGAGTTTCAACCTCCTGGAATCCTTCGCTGGTGATCCCGCGCTCAAGGGCGTGACGCCCCGGCTGTCGGCTCTGCGCGTGTCTCGCGTggcgcccgtgacgaggCAGCAGGACCTCATGACCCATGTGCgctcgctgccgcagctCAAGCTCAGCATATCCCCCGTCATACACACGAGGATACGCTTCTCACGCCCCAGTACGGTGCCGTTGAGCTCCGCCGTGGTGGCACTGTTGGAGGTCGACTTCACGCCCAACTTTGACTGTGAGGCACTCCTGGACGAGATCAAGCTGGAAACGCCTGACGGCACCGTCGTGAGCCTGAGCGACAGCACCGCAATGAAGCTGCCCCTGAGCTGCGTAGCTCACGACCACATCACCTTCCTCTACCATATAAAGCCGCATCATATCGAATCCGCCCCCAAGCCCGTcaccggcgccctcgacatcTCAATATCCGCCTCTGTGCTAGTTGAGCCAGGGCTTTGCGTTCCTCGCCTGTCCATGGCCTGGAGCACCACCCTCGACTTCACTGTCCCCGTCAACCCCAACTTTGGCCCGGCCGCTGAGACGGGCATTCAGCGTTCCCATCGTCCAGCGCAGCTCTCCATTGGCAGTGGAACAGTCATGACACCCCTGAAGTCTCCCTCTGTCACCCAACCCGATGCCCTCCCTGCCCTCGAAGCGTCCACCACACGCACCGAGGCGTCTCTTCCTGATCTTGGCATAACCATGTCATTCACAGGACCCAGCGAACCCGTGCGCGCTGGCGACATATTTTCCTGGGCCGTCTACGTTGTCAACAGAACCGCCGAAAAGACATCCCGACCACCGCGTAAGCTCGCCCTGGTCGCGATTCCGAAACGGCGGCGCAATGATTCGAGGCCTGTTCGACCGCCTTCTACCGCATCCAGACGCCAAGGAGAGAAGGAGGTTGCCGATGCGGTGCTGGACGAAAACGTCTTGCATGCTATGCAAAAGAGCTCGGTGGTCGACACCATCGATCTTGTGTGTCTTAGTAGTGATACTCGGGTAGGTCCCTTGGCTCCTGGGGCGTGCCATGTCGTTGAGCTGCAGTTTCTCGCACTCAGAGAGGGTGTTGTAGCCGTTGACGCTATACGGGTCGTGGACCTAGGCTCTCAGGAGCACGTTGATATCAGAGACTTGCCCACCATGTTGGTcgaaccagcagcagcctga
- the RLI1 gene encoding Fe-S cluster-binding ribosome biosynthesis protein (COG:Q~EggNog:ENOG503NYJ0~BUSCO:EOG09261127), with translation MSDKLTRIAIVNSDKCRPRKCRQECKKSCPVVRSGKLCIEVTPESRLAFISESLCIGCGICPKKCPFDAITIINLPTNLESQVTHRYGPNSFKLHRLPMPRPGQVLGLVGTNGIGKSTALKILSGKLKPNLGRHDNPPDWEDVIKHFRGSELQNYFTKLLEDDLKAVVKPQYVDQIPKAVRGPEKSVRALIESRASLGNTNEVVDVLELGHIMDRDITLLSGGELQRFAIGTVCVQKADVYMFDEPSSYLDVKQRLSAAQMIRSLLRDDDYVIVVEHDLSVLDYLSDYVCVLYGRPAIYGVVTMPYSVREGINIFLDGHIPTENLRFREESLTFRIAEGTDEFAIDRSRAFNYPKLEKTLGNFRLRVDAGEFTDSEIIVMMGENGTGKTTFCRLLAGALKPDSKAGVPDMRISMKPQTITPKFDGTVRQLFFKKIKQAFLSPQFQTDVVKPLKLEDFIDQEVKNLSGGELQRVAIVLSLGMPADIYLIDEPSAYLDSEQRIIASRVIKRFIMHSKKTAFVVEHDFIMATYLADRVIVFDGKPGIDAHANKPESLLTGCNTFLKNLNVTFRRDPTNYRPRINKLGSQLDQEQKMSGNFFFLEEAPDKSS, from the exons atgtCGGACAAGCTCACTCG TATCGCCATTGTCAATAGCGACAAA TGTCGCCCTCGCAAGTGTCGCCAGGAATGCAAAAAGTCTTGCCCCGTGGTTCGCAGCGGCAAGCTTTGCATTGAAGTAACACCCGAGTCTCGACTGGCCTTCATCTCCGAGTCACTTTGCATCGGCTGTGGTATTTGCCCCAAGAAATGCCCCTtcgacgccatcaccatcatcaacctGCCCACCAACCTCGAGAGCCAGGTGACCCATCGCTATGGCCCCAACAGCTTCAAGCTCCACCGCCTACCCATGCCGCGCCCTGGTCAGGTCCTAGGTCTGGTGGGAACGAACGGTATTGGAAAGAGTACCGCGTTGAAGATCCTCAGCGGCAAGCTCAAGCCCAACCTGGGCCGTCACGATAACCCTCCGGACTGGGAAGACGTCATTAAGCACTTCCGCGGTTCTGAGCTGCAAA ACTACTTTACCAAGCTCCTGGAAGATGATCTGAAGGCTGTCGTCAAGCCCCAGTATGTCGACCAGATCCCGAAGGCAGTCCGAGGCCCAGAAAAGAGTGTGCGTGCTCTCATTGAGAGCCGAGCTTCTCTTGGCAACACTAACGAAGTCGTTGATGTTCTGGAGCTCGGGCACATTATGGACCGAGATATCACCCTTCTCTCTGGCGGTGAGCTCCAGCGGTTTGCCATTGGCACTGTGTGTGTTCAAAAGGCCGACGTTTACATGTTCGACGAGCCCTCGTCATACTTGGATGTCAAGCAGAGACTGAGTGCTGCCCAAATGATCCGGTCTCTGCTCCGAGACGATGACtacgtcatcgtcgtcgagcacgacCTGTCTGTTTTGGACTACCTTTCCGACTACGTCTGCGTTCTCTACGGCCGGCCCGCTATCTATGGTGTGGTGACAATGCCTTACTCGGTCCGCGAAGGCATCAACATCTTCTTGGACGGCCACATCCCGACGGAGAACCTCCGGTTCCGCGAAGAGTCTCTGACGTTCCGCATCGCCGAGGGCACGGATGAGTTCGCTATTGACCGCTCTCGTGCATTCAACTATCCCAAGCTGGAGAAGACCCTCGGCAATTTCAGGCTTCgtgtcgatgccggcgaaTTCACCGACTCTGAGATCATTGTCATGATGGGAGAGAACGGTACGGGTAAGACGACTTTCTGCCGTTTGCTGGCTGGAGCTCTTAAGCCCGACAGCAAGGCTGGCGTTCCGGATATGAGGATCAGCATGAAGCCGCAGACCATTACCCCCAAGTTTGACGGAACTGTTCGCCAGCTCTTCTTCAAGAAGATTAAGCAAGCGTTTTTGTCTCCGCAGTTCCAGACCGATGTGGTCAAGCCCCTCAAACTTGAGGACTTCATCGACCAGGAAGTCAAGAACTTGTCTGGTGGTGAATTACAGCGCGTTGCCATCGTTCTGTCTCTCGGTATGCCCGCCGACATTTACCTCATTGACGAGCCGTCGGCCTACCTCGACTCCGAGCAACGTATCATCGCGTCTCGTGTCATCAAGCGTTTCATCATGCACTCCAAGAAGACCGCATTCGTGGTCGAGCACGacttcatcatggccactTACCTCGCTGACCGCGTCATCGTTTTCGACGGCAAGCCAGGTATTGATGCCCACGCCAACAAGCCTGAGTCGCTCCTCACTGGATGCAACACCTTCCTGAAGAACTTGAACGTCACTTTCCGTCGCGACCCGACCAACTACCGTCCTCGCATCAACAAGCTGGGTTCTCAGCTTGACCAGGAGCAAAAGATGAGCGGCAACTTC TTCTTCCTAGAGGAGGCGCCAGACAAGAGCTCCTGA